One window of the Montipora foliosa isolate CH-2021 chromosome 4, ASM3666993v2, whole genome shotgun sequence genome contains the following:
- the LOC138001302 gene encoding E3 SUMO-protein ligase KIAA1586-like: MYCLLCKKHGSKDDDSWAGFPCKKLVVDAIKDHGDSKKHDQCRKAELLSRSSTFQRDLDRREEVEHSLIQKAFQVIYWMMKEEIANVKFEGLIQLTERLGVCDMRLFDHRSHPSVQEMVLEIGKAVLESAVPRTGNAYGVLIDEAQDITVVEQLITFVKYVNGNGEAKTVFLGAKALDSLQGPNAESITKKLLDLLAECKLPMNLMSSFVSDGASVMTGKNSGVAAKLKNLQPTLISFHCICHKLALANSDADHSLKPVKNTVTNLTTAWKFFENSPKHTAIFIHMQKELCQLELSEKIRKACRTRWLLISQSVESVLHNYLHMVNTFTALQDGPLALGLLKKFHCTRMLGMLGMLYIFHSVLPVMGNLSKLFQTNALSYSVLKPSILAAKSRLTDLVDPVDDLTKDLAAGGKFAQAELTVTDAEKMFLSGMFNKYTKSLAENIDDRFSGGLGILEAFHVFNPLTAPENDLPVFKVYGNDEAKKIATHFYPKDKEASQQLKDEWQNFKHNLLTMKAMMPKDVKDGSSTQTPIDWMLTKVLLERHT; encoded by the coding sequence ATGTACTGTTTACTATGCAAGAAACATGGAAGTAAAGATGATGATTCATGGGCCGGGTTTCCTTGCAAGAAATTAGTGGTGGATGCTATTAAAGACCATGGAGATTCCAAGAAACATGATCAATGCCGAAAAGCAGAATTGTTGTCTCGATCCAGTACATTTCAACGTGATCTTGACAGAAGAGAGGAAGTGGAACATTCACTTATCCAAAAAGCATTTCAAGTGATTTACTGGATGATGAAAGAAGAGATTGCAAATGTGAAGTTTGAAGGCTTGATACAGCTAACAGAGAGACTAGGGGTCTGTGACATGAGGCTATTCGATCATCGCTCTCATCCTTCAGTTCAAGAAATGGTGTTAGAAATAGGCAAAGCTGTTCTTGAAAGTGCCGTTCCCCGAACTGGAAATGCGTATGGGGTTCTCATCGATGAGGCCCAGGACATAACAGTAGTAGAACAGCTTATTACGTTTGTGAAATATGTCAATGGTAACGGTGAAGCGAAGACTGTATTCCTTGGTGCAAAGGCACTAGATTCACTGCAGGGTCCAAATGCTGAAAGCATAACAAAGAAGTTGCTAGATCTTCTCGCCGAGTGTAAACTCCCTATGAATCTCATGTCCAGTTTTGTATCGGATGGTGCCTCAGTCATGACCGGAAAGAATTCTGGTGTAGCAGCAAAACTAAAGAATCTGCAGCCAACTCTGATATCATTTCACTGTATCTGTCATAAACTTGCCCTTGCCAACAGTGATGCTGATCACTCTTTGAAGCCTGTCAAGAACACTGTCACTAATCTTACAACTGCATGGAAATTCTTTGAGAACAGTCCTAAACACACAGCTATCTTCATTCATATGCAGAAAGAACTGTGTCAACTGGAGTTGAGTGAAAAGATCCGAAAAGCATGTCGTACTCGTTGGCTTTTGATTAGCCAATCGGTGGAGAGTGTCCTCCATAATTACCTGCATATGGTGAACACATTTACAGCACTACAAGATGGTCCATTAGCCCTTGGCCTTCTAAAGAAATTTCACTGCACCAGAATGCTTGGAATGCTTGGAATGCTATACATTTTTCACTCAGTCTTGCCTGTAATGGGCAACTTAAGCAAACTTTTCCAAACAAATGCCCTAAGCTATAGTGTACTTAAGCCATCCATTCTGGCCGCTAAATCAAGGCTAACTGACCTGGTGGACCCTGTAGATGATCTAACCAAGGACTTGGCAGCAGGTGGAAAGTTTGCCCAAGCAGAGCTTACAGTTACAGATGCTGAGAAGATGTTCCTCAGTGGAATGTTTAACAAGTACACAAAATCATTGGCTGAGAACATTGATGACAGGTTTTCCGGTGGCCTGGGAATTCTAGAAGCCTTTCACGTGTTCAATCCCCTGACTGCACCTGAAAATGACTTGCCTGTATTCAAAGTTTATGGGAACGATGAAGCGAAGAAGATTGCCACTCATTTTTATCCCAAGGATAAAGAAGCATCCCAACAACTCAAAGATGAGTGGCAAAACTTCAAGCACAACCTGCTTACAATGAAAGCGATGATGCCCAAGGATGTGAAAGATGGGAGCAGTACACAGACACCAATTGACTGGATGCTAACCAAGGTTCTTTTGGAGCGTCACACATGA
- the LOC138001304 gene encoding uncharacterized protein: protein MTKSGKKNKQGARGSVEDDDTNDVKRPNTADSSNTTASPSSPSHDSSEPETSLTKLKEMLSNIQETLSSMKQENLSLREELLHLKTTLKDEMLKWKKLDSTLEQTCKENAELKKEFQFTKQKLQTVTEEKDRIDFDLEELKQYTRKNSLEIHGIPM, encoded by the coding sequence ATGACGAAAAgcggtaaaaaaaacaaacaaggagCCAGAGGATCTGTTGAAGACGACGATACGAACGACGTGAAACGTCCAAACACGGCGGACTCCAGCAACACAACGGcttctccttcttctccttCCCACGACAGCTCCGAACCTGAGACGAGCCTAACCAAATTAAAAGAGATGCTATCTAATATTCAAGAAACCTTATCGTCGATGAAACAGGAGAATCTTAGCCTAAGAGAGGAACTACTGCACTTAAAAACAACTCTCAAAGACGAAATGCTAAAGTGGAAGAAGCTGGACTCCACGTTGGAACAAACTTGCAAAGAGAATGCAGAGCTAAAAAAGGAGTTCCAATTTACCAAGCAGAAATTACAAACAGTCACCGAGGAAAAAGATAGAATTGACTTTGACCTGGAAGAATTAAAGCAATATACGCGTAAAAACTCTCTAGAAATCCACGGCATCCCAATGTAA
- the LOC137999234 gene encoding integrase/recombinase xerD homolog: MSVTKDEVSDLIRANNNQLMASFKELLKDTAGQIKRANETSTEQQMKEIKKLKFQEPHKFKRKANEDQFKFNLKLAETFDSAKSAAEKSNLEKVKSDLEEDIFQSGFWDFDQDALPNGPVQGLADRLKTTVLSSKATSTSLLYYRAYRKWKQFAISMFDGNVFPAKPFHVALYLQHLIEQSHSPSVIDSAFYGIKWAHSMAGIPSPTDNPIVEATRSASKRLLGTAIVNRKEPVSSSVIHDIISRSNLDNPVELRNITLYILSFAGFFRFDDVSRIRRNDVFFNVGFVVIKVPKSKNDQLRRGDEVVISELPSGACPVKLLKRYLSKFQIPPDSRDLIFRPISKGKDSCKLIAPDRPISYSTMREASRRDLKAIGADPSKFGLHSLRSGGATMAANSGVSDRVFQRLGRWKSVQAKDTYVDDDLDQRLSVSKFLGL, translated from the exons atgtcggttaccaaagaCGAAGTGTCCGACCTAATTAGAGCCAACAACAATCAGTTAATGGCCTCCTTTAAGGAGCTGCTCAAGGACACTGCAGGTCAGATTAAGCGTGCCAACGAGACTTCGACAGAACAGCAAATGAAAGAGATCAAGAAACTGAAATTTCAAGAGCCGCAtaagtttaaaagaaaagccaACGAGGACCAGTTCAAGTTCAATCTCAAGCTTGCGGAAACCTTCGACAGCGCCAAGTCTGCCGCTGAGAAGTCCAACCTTGAGAAAGTCAAGTCTGACCTCGAAGAAG ATATCTTCCAATCCGGTTTTTGGGACTTTGATCAGGACGCTCTGCCTAACGGTCCCGTGCAGGGGTTAGCTGACAGGCTGAAGACGACAGTACTGTCCTCGAAGGCCACCAGTACATCATTGCTGTACTACCGTGCTTACCGCAAGTGGAAGCAATTCGCCATTAGTATGTTTGACGGGAATGTTTTCCCCGCTAAACCCTTTCATGTTGCATTGTACTTACAACACCTTATTGAGCAATCCCATTCCCCTAGTGTAATTGATTCTGCCTTTTATGGCATAAAGTGGGCTCATAGTATGGCTGGTATCCCTTCTCCCACGGATAACCCTATTGTCGAGGCCACCAGGTCTGCTTCAAAAAGGCTTCTTGGTACTGCTATCGTTAACCGCAAGGAGCCCGTTTCATCTAGTGTGATTCATGACATTATTAGCCGTTCTAACCTTGACAACCCTGTTGAGCTGCGCAATATTACCTTGTATATTTTGTCATTTGCCGGTTTCTTCAGGTTCGACGATGTTTCCAGGATAAGGAGGAATGACGTTTTCTTTAATGTGGGATTCGTGGTTATTAAAGTCCCCAAAAGTAAGAACGACCAGCTTCGTCGAGGAGACGAGGTAGTTATTTCCGAGCTTCCTAGTGGTGCGTGTCCTGTCAAGCTCCTTAAAAGGTATCTctcgaaatttcaaattcctcCAGATTCCAGGGACCTGATTTTTAGACCCATTTCCAAGGGAAAGGATTCTTGTAAGTTGATAGCCCCCGATAGGCCTATTAGTTACAGCACTATGAGGGAAGCTTCCAGGCGGGATTTGAAGGCCATTGGGGCCGACCCTTCCAAGTTCGGGCTGCACTCTCTGCGTTCGGGTGGCGCGACTATGGCAGCTAACAGTGGTGTCAGTGACAGAGTGTTTCAGCGACTCGGTCGCTGGAAGTCCGTGCAAGCCAAAGACACATATGTTGACGACGACCTTGATCAAAGGCTTTCTGTTTCCAAATTCCTCGGGCTCTAA